A region of Moorena producens PAL-8-15-08-1 DNA encodes the following proteins:
- the cbiT gene encoding precorrin-6Y C5,15-methyltransferase subunit CbiT encodes MSSPIWPYITPGIPDHLFERLPGIPLSKREVRLLIISALRLGSQDRLWDIGAGTGTIPVEIGLLCPKSEIIAVERDEEVANLIRHNCDRFNVTNVEVIEGNAPECLKDLPLKPHRVCLEGGRPIKTLLKEVWPYLESPGRIVATTNNLEGLYAISEGLAELQARNIEVVQSAVNRLETRGNYQTFAAVNPIFILSGEKLE; translated from the coding sequence ATGTCATCCCCAATTTGGCCATACATTACTCCTGGAATCCCAGATCACCTCTTTGAACGCCTACCCGGTATTCCCTTAAGTAAGCGAGAAGTCAGGCTGCTGATCATTTCTGCTCTACGACTAGGAAGCCAAGACCGGTTGTGGGACATCGGTGCTGGAACCGGTACCATTCCTGTAGAAATTGGACTACTGTGTCCCAAAAGTGAGATTATTGCCGTAGAACGGGATGAAGAAGTAGCCAACCTGATTCGACACAATTGCGATCGCTTTAATGTCACCAACGTAGAAGTCATCGAAGGTAACGCCCCAGAATGTCTCAAAGATCTACCATTAAAACCCCACCGAGTTTGCCTTGAAGGAGGACGACCAATCAAAACTCTACTCAAAGAAGTCTGGCCCTACCTAGAATCTCCAGGGAGGATAGTAGCAACCACCAACAATCTAGAAGGACTCTATGCCATCTCAGAAGGCTTAGCGGAGTTACAGGCTCGCAATATCGAAGTCGTTCAGTCAGCCGTCAATCGCCTAGAGACACGGGGGAATTATCAAACATTTGCAGCAGTTAACCCC
- a CDS encoding aminotransferase class I/II-fold pyridoxal phosphate-dependent enzyme, protein MNNRPPSQEKTPLLDALRASAQKPHAAFYAPGHKQGKGIPEPLADLLGKSVFRADLPELPELDNLFAPEGVIQEAQDLAAAAFGASKTWFLVNGSTCGVMAAIVATCYTGDKILLPRNIHQSAIAGLVLCGAIPIFINPEYDPSTDLVYSITPTAVNQALTEHPDTKAVMMVYPTYQGICGDIKAIAKIVHQHNIPLLVDEAHGPHFAFHPDLPLDALSAEADLSVQSTHKVLGAMTQASMLHIQGNRIDAQRLSKALQLVQSTSPSYLLLASLDAARQQMALHGERLMSHTLQLAQDARSKISQIPGLSVLELIKPRRFQALDPTRLTVRVTELGLSGFEADEILDQQLGVTAELPTLHHLTFIISLGNTQTDIQQLVQAFIKVAQNNRNSSTEQPAFCNLHPATCNLQPLLSPREAFFAPTETLPVTETINRISAELICPYPPGIPALMPGEQIKSTTIEYLQKIITLGGQITGCSDPSLQTLKVID, encoded by the coding sequence GTGAACAATCGACCACCTTCTCAGGAAAAGACACCTTTATTAGACGCTCTGCGCGCATCAGCCCAAAAGCCCCATGCAGCCTTTTATGCACCAGGACACAAACAAGGGAAGGGAATACCTGAGCCATTAGCGGATTTGCTAGGAAAATCAGTATTTCGAGCTGATTTGCCAGAATTACCGGAGTTAGATAATCTTTTTGCTCCAGAAGGGGTAATCCAAGAAGCCCAAGACCTAGCAGCAGCAGCCTTTGGTGCTAGCAAAACTTGGTTCCTAGTCAACGGTTCTACTTGTGGGGTGATGGCTGCTATAGTAGCCACCTGCTATACCGGGGACAAAATCCTGTTACCGCGCAATATCCACCAATCCGCGATCGCAGGATTAGTCTTGTGTGGTGCTATCCCCATCTTTATTAACCCTGAGTACGACCCATCAACTGACTTGGTTTATAGCATCACCCCAACCGCAGTTAACCAAGCCCTGACTGAACATCCGGACACTAAAGCGGTGATGATGGTCTATCCCACCTATCAAGGAATCTGTGGTGACATAAAAGCGATCGCTAAAATAGTTCACCAACATAATATTCCCCTACTGGTGGATGAAGCCCATGGACCTCACTTTGCCTTCCATCCCGATTTACCCCTCGATGCCCTATCAGCCGAAGCCGATTTAAGCGTACAATCAACTCATAAAGTACTCGGTGCCATGACACAGGCATCGATGTTGCACATTCAGGGCAATCGAATTGATGCTCAGCGCTTGAGTAAAGCCTTACAGCTAGTTCAATCCACCAGTCCCAGTTATTTACTACTCGCGTCCCTAGATGCCGCACGACAACAAATGGCACTCCATGGAGAACGACTAATGAGTCATACCTTGCAGCTAGCCCAGGATGCCAGAAGTAAAATCAGCCAAATTCCAGGATTATCAGTTTTAGAACTAATTAAACCCCGAAGATTCCAAGCCCTAGACCCAACTCGCTTAACCGTAAGAGTGACCGAATTAGGATTAAGTGGGTTTGAAGCCGATGAAATTCTTGATCAACAGCTTGGTGTCACAGCGGAGTTACCAACACTTCACCACTTAACCTTTATCATTAGCCTAGGCAATACCCAAACCGATATTCAGCAACTTGTACAAGCTTTCATCAAAGTTGCCCAAAATAATCGCAATTCCTCCACTGAGCAACCTGCCTTCTGTAACCTGCACCCTGCAACCTGTAACCTGCAACCCTTACTCTCCCCCCGTGAAGCCTTCTTTGCTCCCACCGAAACCCTACCGGTAACCGAAACCATCAACCGGATCAGTGCCGAATTAATCTGTCCCTATCCACCAGGAATACCAGCCCTAATGCCAGGAGAACAAATCAAATCAACTACTATTGAATACCTCCAAAAAATTATCACCTTAGGTGGTCAAATTACCGGTTGTAGCGACCCCAGCCTCCAAACCCTAAAGGTTATTGACTAG
- a CDS encoding helix-turn-helix domain-containing protein: MMISTAQAADLLGVSATRVRYLLGKGRVKGAYKVGRTWVIPLFDGMPVVTPGTRGPKRNWSKRTNYTPAVIHVNQKVIRQNLKTGERNPVITVKRGSKNTYGHTVEVNGPCRVMYRPDNPLHCGARVWIETISDYKVI; the protein is encoded by the coding sequence ATGATGATTTCCACCGCACAAGCCGCCGATTTACTAGGTGTTTCCGCCACTCGCGTCCGTTACCTTCTGGGTAAAGGCAGAGTCAAAGGAGCCTATAAAGTGGGTAGAACTTGGGTGATTCCTTTGTTTGATGGCATGCCAGTGGTCACGCCCGGCACTCGCGGTCCAAAGCGGAACTGGTCAAAGCGTACAAATTACACTCCTGCAGTGATTCACGTTAACCAGAAAGTGATTCGCCAAAATCTCAAGACCGGAGAGCGCAACCCTGTGATTACCGTAAAACGAGGGTCTAAAAACACTTATGGTCATACCGTGGAAGTTAATGGACCATGTAGAGTAATGTATCGTCCTGATAATCCCTTACATTGTGGAGCAAGGGTGTGGATAGAGACTATCTCTGATTATAAAGTGATCTGA